From the genome of Pseudomonadota bacterium, one region includes:
- a CDS encoding integrase arm-type DNA-binding domain-containing protein — protein sequence MALSDVKIRNTKPSNKQIKLFDGDGLFLLVTPQGGKYFRLKYRFERKEKLLALGTYPEISLSDARQRRDEARRQVAHGIDPGAVRKAQKQAETAETETFEVIAREWHIKFTPTWTPGHANTIMGRLERDIFPWIGKKPISEIKAPELLAVLRRVESRGALESAHRIRTIAGQVFRYAVATGRAERDPSGDLKGALPQPSEKHHAAITKSEEVAPLLRAIDGYSGHFVVKCALKLAPIFFVRPGELRQAEWAEVDLDEAVWNIPKHKMKMKQEHIVPLCRQALEILTELKELTGASKYVFPSGRSFTRPMSNNAILAALRRMGYEKDEMSGHGFRAMARTILDEVLQVRPDFIEHQLAHAVRDPNGRAYNRTAHLEERKKMMQMWADYLDGLKQGARVLPMQKRA from the coding sequence ATGGCACTAAGTGACGTCAAAATCCGTAATACTAAACCATCGAATAAGCAGATAAAGCTATTCGACGGTGATGGCCTTTTCCTTTTGGTTACTCCACAGGGTGGAAAATATTTCAGACTGAAGTATCGCTTTGAGAGAAAAGAGAAACTTCTTGCTTTGGGCACATATCCTGAAATCTCTCTTTCAGATGCCAGACAGCGAAGGGATGAAGCAAGAAGGCAGGTTGCGCATGGCATCGACCCCGGAGCCGTTCGTAAGGCCCAAAAGCAGGCAGAAACTGCTGAAACAGAAACATTTGAAGTTATAGCCCGTGAGTGGCATATCAAATTCACACCCACATGGACACCGGGCCATGCAAACACAATCATGGGTCGTTTGGAGCGTGATATCTTCCCATGGATTGGGAAAAAGCCAATTTCAGAGATCAAGGCCCCTGAACTTTTAGCAGTCCTTCGCAGGGTGGAAAGCCGGGGAGCTTTAGAGTCGGCACACCGGATCAGGACTATCGCCGGGCAGGTTTTTAGGTATGCTGTTGCCACAGGAAGGGCTGAACGCGATCCATCTGGCGATCTTAAAGGAGCATTACCACAACCGAGTGAAAAGCATCATGCAGCAATAACTAAATCTGAAGAGGTTGCACCACTTCTCAGGGCTATAGACGGTTATTCAGGGCATTTTGTCGTAAAGTGCGCCCTGAAGCTTGCCCCAATCTTTTTCGTTCGCCCTGGGGAGCTACGGCAAGCAGAGTGGGCAGAGGTTGATCTTGATGAAGCCGTCTGGAATATACCGAAGCACAAAATGAAGATGAAACAGGAGCACATTGTGCCTCTATGCCGTCAGGCTTTGGAGATATTAACTGAACTAAAAGAATTGACCGGTGCAAGCAAATATGTTTTCCCTTCGGGGAGATCATTTACAAGGCCAATGAGTAATAATGCAATATTAGCAGCGCTTCGGCGTATGGGATATGAAAAAGATGAAATGTCCGGTCATGGCTTCAGAGCAATGGCACGAACTATCCTTGATGAAGTGTTGCAGGTAAGGCCGGATTTCATAGAACATCAGCTTGCTCATGCTGTTAGAGACCCAAATGGTAGGGCTTATAATCGAACAGCTCACCTTGAGGAACGCAAGAAGATGATGCAGATGTGGGCAGATTATCTGGACGGATTAAAACAGGGGGCAAGGGTGTTGCCCATGCAGAAAAGGGCGTAA